In the Candidatus Poribacteria bacterium genome, AAGTGAACTATTTTTAACTCATAAGAAAGGTTTAAGTAAATGATCCTTGGAAAAGTTACTGGGACAATCGTCGCGACGCAGAAAGATGAAAAACTCATCGGAAGCAAACTGATGGTTGTCCAAGATGTGGATCTGAATGGAGAAGTAGACCGAAAATATACAGTCGCTGTGGATGCGGTTGGCGCGGGTATCGGCGAGATTGTCCTCGTCGCAACGGGGAGTT is a window encoding:
- a CDS encoding EutN/CcmL family microcompartment protein is translated as MILGKVTGTIVATQKDEKLIGSKLMVVQDVDLNGEVDRKYTVAVDAVGAGIGEIVLVATGSSARQTQVTSNKPIDAVIMAIVDTVEVAGKVRYHK